Proteins encoded in a region of the Botrytis cinerea B05.10 chromosome 11, complete sequence genome:
- the Bcnrps8 gene encoding Bcnrps8 gives MGSIGETSVLEIQSPHDLIKGSWCQILSLDDEDVEPDSNFFALGGDSIDALKVARLVQQAGIALNVNLMLRHPQFSEMVRAVLEQSLLEVKQIERSDDAVPTRFIQIPESSQHEVLSSAVQQCHISESEIVRLFPCTPMQMGLVVLTAQQHDLYWAQQSFKLPSDWPVTQVEAAWKRVVEANEALRSRIIQMSDGTCYQVVLHSENGTMNKEVKDGSSNPPFGQPLFYCWIEPGRLQWRVHHAVYDAWSQRLIFNALVDAYQDPTNPEVIHPPFSSFAGHLAQMDLSQSMGFWCQHLHGYEGQAFPRALTTDEPRDQAHVSMNFEWSQSQHHLGFTAATAIQTAWGIVLARYNEVSDVVFGVVSMGRSVAIEGEDVARIIGPMIATIPLRLQLNEATTAKESLSATQSQYGDCLPHEHLGLAHISSLGDSGPAQASRFQSLLVIQPDEVDDSPIHEILAERRDDYMEYPLSLECFLGSNSIRHVITYSKAIMGQWEAERLLEKFIHVLNWILQPSNQTSLVSQLNMWTATDTKIMQQWHSTPIDLIEECIHTLIEQRSVMGKWEDSPAVCGWDGEFSYSQLLLVSKQLAQRLRAAGVGPEILVPIAHEKSCWTLISILGVLQAGGAFVLLDSGLPVARMQTMISVVEAPLIICSEALQAKVSGLANQILCLDSLMQKELLQEQSTNHRDASFSSGVAVDNAAYAVFTSGTTGVPKAVVAEHRQVATAFHAQAMQGMFQRNRRMLQVATYSFDPSIADMLGPLFVGGVVCIPREEEVLTALAGVISRFQVDVIDITPSVANILDPLEVPNLKELRLGGEAVTAAQLKRWTKIPHFQFHNSYGPSECCVTAALTPPLHSSVNPLNFGSPVGCRMMIVHPDNCSQLVALGLVGELAIQGPIVTRGYLNNADSQKRAFVEISPYETFSEDMPPWASRIYLTGDLARFAPDGSVIFVGRKDHQVKLNGQRIELGEIEATATKIEGLEEAVVMIIKSNSRAELVLVAQWKKDLISQSEGIQDGKISRINSLQEMKILNLPDVSAVILRQLSVMLPPFMVPAVCLLTDCLPLSLTGKTDRKGLQHWIEQQDLSPWRKSIATATIPASDTVARQLSELLEPLLPDGSIEDPQNPPDFAPVSAGLDSIRMVSFVRAINRTFGILLPLSRIPRTMLLTELAITVKELQFRKDTNKEEMMEIEDIEPMLRDLQRGVSCHFASGPTPSSAIQNVFLTGATGYVGTAILQRLLYTSSLQRAYLLVRADDAATGLERVRAAAIKAGWWDETLHSSKIKVWVGDLSKPKLGLNSSQWEQLRGCNTPTNDSQITGIIHNGALVHWQYSYSELRAANVDSTTQLVSIVTQNPHIARLEYISGGAQWDPSEEDSVFSTSTLQQKLHETNGYGQSKLIAEQVVAATAALQKPEEISGSRLGILNPALIIGGPSHGHAANLDDLIWRLISACVLVGEYYPEPEEWIYISRAEDVAQMTVDALINPTVTRKQRKMLNGIRVRIFWEAVNAALDTPLQASQSYSVWLGKLNESLSEFGDEHPCWPVINVIETMGPGLLSSPTPAWTEANDWEEMERVMAHAVALNVKYLQDLGYLGRTWSGKDFPGGFRRRG, from the coding sequence ATGGGAAGTATCGGCGAAACTTCGGTGCTTGAAATCCAGTCTCCTCATGACCTCATCAAAGGTTCCTGGTGCCAGATCCTCAGTttagacgatgaagatgttgaacCGGACTCCAACTTCTTTGCACTAGGTGGGGACTCTATAGATGCTTTAAAAGTAGCGCGGCTGGTACAGCAAGCTGGAATAGCCCTGAACGTGAATCTCATGCTTCGTCATCCCCAATTCTCGGAGATGGTTAGAGCTGTTTTAGAGCAATCACTTCTAGAAGTGAAACAAATCGAACGCTCCGATGACGCAGTACCTACCCGATTCATTCAAATCCCTGAATCCTCGCAGCACGAGGTTCTCTCCTCAGCGGTGCAACAATGTCACATTTCTGAGTCAGAGATAGTGCGCCTATTTCCCTGTACGCCGATGCAGATGGGCCTCGTAGTCCTTACAGCCCAGCAACATGACCTATATTGGGCCCAACAAAGCTTTAAATTGCCGAGCGACTGGCCAGTTACCCAAGTAGAGGCTGCGTGGAAAAGGGTGGTCGAGGCAAACGAAGCACTTCGCAGCCGGATTATACAGATGTCTGATGGAACCTGCTATCAAGTGGTGCTTCACTCAGAAAATGGCACAATGAATAAAGAGGTCAAAGACGGTAGTAGCAACCCCCCGTTTGGACAACCTCTGTTCTATTGTTGGATAGAACCAGGGCGACTCCAATGGCGTGTCCACCATGCTGTTTACGATGCTTGGTCGCAGCGGTTGATCTTTAACGCGTTGGTAGATGCCTACCAAGATCCAACCAATCCAGAAGTTATTCACCCTCCCTTCTCATCTTTTGCTGGACATCTGGCGCAGATGGATTTGAGTCAGTCTATGGGCTTTTGGTGCCAGCATTTGCACGGATATGAGGGACAGGCATTTCCTCGGGCGCTGACAACAGACGAACCGCGAGATCAGGCCCATGTTTCGATGAACTTTGAATGGAGCCAGAGTCAGCATCATCTCGGGTTCACCGCCGCAACGGCTATACAGACAGCATGGGGTATTGTTCTCGCGCGCTACAATGAAGTTTCCGACGTTGTTTTCGGGGTGGTAAGCATGGGAAGAAGCGTCGCAATTGAGGGTGAAGATGTCGCCCGTATAATTGGCCCAATGATTGCTACTATCCCCTTACGTTTGCAACTGAACGAAGCCACCACTGCAAAAGAGTCTTTATCAGCTACACAGTCGCAATATGGGGATTGCCTACCTCACGAACATCTTGGCTTGGCGCACATTTCCTCCTTGGGAGATTCCGGGCCAGCCCAAGCCTCCCGCTTTCAAAGTCTCTTGGTGATACAGCCTGACGAAGTTGATGACAGCCCTATCCATGAGATATTGGCTGAACGTCGAGATGATTACATGGAATATCCTCTATCACTCGAATGTTTCCTCGGATCAAATTCTATTCGCCATGTAATAACCTACAGCAAAGCCATCATGGGGCAATGGGAAGCAGAAAGACTCCTCGAAAAATTCATTCATGTGCTGAATTGGATCCTCCagccatcaaatcaaacatcGCTTGTGTCACAATTAAACATGTGGACCGCAACCGATACTAAGATCATGCAGCAGTGGCATTCTACCCCTATTGACTTGATCGAGGAATGCATTCACACTTTGATTGAGCAGCGTTCAGTCATGGGTAAGTGGGAAGATAGTCCTGCTGTttgtggatgggatggtgaaTTTTCATACAGTCAATTGCTTTTAGTGTCGAAGCAGTTGGCTCAACGTCTCCGTGCTGCCGGTGTGGGTCCAGAGATTCTGGTGCCCATAGCTCACGAGAAGTCTTGCTGGACTCTGATCAGCATACTCGGAGTTCTCCAGGCGGGAGGTGCATTTGTTCTGTTGGATAGTGGACTACCGGTGGCTCGCATGCAGACTATGATTTCTGTGGTAGAAGCTCCTCTAATTATCTGCTCTGAAGCTCTTCAAGCCAAAGTGTCTGGTCTGGCCAATCAAATATTGTGCCTAGATTCTCTGATGCAGAAAGAGCTGCTACAGGAGCAGTCCACGAACCATAGAGATGCCTCATTCTCCTCTGGTGTTGCGGTGGATAATGCAGCCTATGCCGTTTTCACATCTGGCACCACGGGAGTTCCAAAGGCTGTGGTAGCAGAACACCGCCAAGTTGCTACTGCATTCCATGCACAGGCCATGCAGGGTATGTTCCAGCGTAATCGTCGTATGCTGCAAGTTGCGACATACAGTTTCGATCCATCAATTGCGGACATGTTGGGACCATTGTTCGTCGGAGGAGTAGTATGTATTCCACGGGAAGAAGAGGTTCTCACTGCACTAGCAGGCGTTATCTCTCGGTTCCAGGTGGATGTGATTGATATTACTCCATCAGTGGCTAACATCTTGGACCCACTCGAGGTGCCGAATTTGAAGGAGTTGCGACTGGGGGGAGAGGCTGTAACTGCGGCGCAGCTGAAGCGATGGACCAAAATACCTCACTTTCAATTCCACAATAGTTATGGTCCCAGCGAATGTTGTGTCACTGCGGCACTAACTCCACCGCTACATTCTTCAGTGAATCCCTTGAATTTTGGTTCTCCTGTCGGTTGTCGTATGATGATTGTGCATCCTGATAATTGCAGTCAGTTGGTGGCACTGGGGCTTGTAGGAGAACTCGCGATTCAAGGCCCTATCGTCACTAGAGGGTATCTGAATAATGCAGATTCCCAGAAAAGAGCATTTGTTGAGATATCTCCTTATGAAACTTTTTCAGAAGATATGCCGCCATGGGCGTCAAGAATTTATTTGACTGGAGATCTGGCTCGGTTTGCGCCAGACGGCTCTGTGATTTTTGTTGGTCGCAAGGATCATCAGGTCAAATTGAATGGACAGCGCATTGAGcttggagaaattgaagctaCTGCCACAAAAATCGAAGGGTTGGAGGAGGCTGTTGTGATGATAATTAAGAGCAATAGTCGTGCAGAGCTAGTCCTAGTTGCTCagtggaagaaagatttAATATCACAGTCAGAAGGTATACAAGATGGCAAAATCAGCCGCATTAACAGCTTGCAAGAGATGAAGATACTAAATCTCCCTGATGTATCTGCCGTCATCCTGAGGCAACTTTCTGTAATGCTACCTCCATTCATGGTACCGGCCGTATGTCTTTTGACAGACTGTCTCCCTTTATCACTGACTGGTAAGACAGATCGCAAGGGACTTCAACATTGGATAGAACAACAAGACCTCTCGCCATGGCGAAAAAGTATCGCAACAGCTACAATTCCAGCTTCTGACACTGTAGCCCGACAACTTAGCGAGCTACTGGAACCTCTCCTGCCGGATGGGTCTATTGAAGACCCCCAAAATCCTCCTGATTTCGCTCCGGTATCAGCAGGACTAGACTCAATTCGCATGGTCTCGTTTGTCCGCGCGATCAACCGAACCTTTGGCATTCTCTTACCACTAAGTCGAATTCCTCGCACCATGCTGCTTACTGAGTTGGCCATCACGGTGAAAGAATTGCAGTTCCGGAAAGATACAAAcaaagaagaaatgatggagattgaagatattgaaccAATGCTCCGTGACCTTCAGAGAGGAGTATCATGCCATTTTGCGTCTGGCCCCACGCCTTCCTCCGCTATACAAAATGTCTTTTTGACAGGTGCGACCGGATATGTCGGAACTGCAATTCTCCAAAGACTTCTGTatacttcttctcttcaaagaGCCTACCTTCTTGTTCGCGCAGACGATGCAGCCACTGGACTCGAGCGTGTGCGCGCTGCGGCCATCAAAGCCGGTTGGTGGGACGAGACGCTACATTCTTCCAAAATTAAAGTATGGGTAGGAGATCTCTCCAAACCAAAACTTGGCCTCAATAGCTCCCAATGGGAACAGCTGAGAGGATGTAACACACCCACTAATGACTCTCAAATTACTGGAATCATTCACAATGGTGCTCTCGTACACTGGCAGTACAGCTACTCTGAGCTCCGAGCAGCCAACGTAGATTCTACTACACAATTAGTCTCAATAGTGACACAGAATCCGCACATAGCCCGCTTGGAGTATATATCTGGAGGCGCGCAATGGGATCCATCCGAAGAAGATAGCGTattttccacatccacacTCCAGCAAAAGCTGCACGAGACAAATGGTTACGGACAATCAAAACTGATCGCCGAGCAGGTCGTGGCAGCGACGGCAGCACTTCAAAAACCAGAAGAAATCTCAGGGAGTCGACTGGGCATCCTGAATCCGGCTTTAATTATCGGTGGCCCAAGTCACGGTCATGCAGCTAACCTCGATGACCTGATCTGGAGACTCATCAGCGCATGTGTGCTTGTGGGCGAGTACTACCCCGAGCCCGAGGAGtggatttatatttctaGGGCGGAGGACGTTGCTCAGATGACTGTAGATGCCTTGATTAACCCCACGGTGACCAGGAAGCAGAGAAAGATGCTGAATGGGATCCGGGTAAGGATTTTTTGGGAGGCGGTCAATGCTGCTCTTGATACACCTTTGCAAGCCAGCCAGTCGTATTCTGTCTGGCTTGGTAAGCTAAATGAATCTCTATCTGAATTTGGTGACGAGCATCCATGTTGGCCTGTTATAAATGTCATTGAGACGATGGGACCGGGACTTCTTAGTAGTCCGACTCCCGCATGGACGGAGGCAAATGATTGGGAAGAGATGGAGCGGGTCATGGCTCACGCCGTTGCACTAAATGTGAAATACTTGCAGGATCTCGGATATCTTGGGAGGACTTGGTCTGGTAAAGACTTCCCTGGGGGCTTTAGGAGGAGAGGTTGA